Within Prinia subflava isolate CZ2003 ecotype Zambia chromosome 10, Cam_Psub_1.2, whole genome shotgun sequence, the genomic segment AGGCACCATGTTTGTTGCCTTGTCAGCTTCTGTGTTCAGCTTGTTGGCCATTGCCATTGAGAGATACATCACCATGCTGAAGATGAAACTGCACAATGGCAGCAACAGCTTCCGCTCCTTCTTGCTGATCAGTGCGTGCTGGGTCATCTCCGCCATCCTCGGGGGGCTCCCGATCATGGGCTGGAACTGCAAGAACCTCTTGTCCAACTGCTCCACCGTGCTGCCTCTCTACCACAAGCACTATATTCTCTTTTGCACAACCGTTTTCACTGGCCTTTTGTTATCTATTGTGGTCCTCTACTGCAGGATCTACTCCATGGTGAGGACTAGGAGCCGCAGGCTGACATTTCGGAAAAACATTACCAAAGCTACAAGGAGCTCAGAAAAGTCACTAGCCTTGCTCAAGACAGTGATCATAGTCCTGAGTGTCTTCATTGCCTGCTGGGCTCCTCTGTTCATCCTGCTTTTACTGGATGTGGGGTGCAAAGTGAAGGCCTGCCCCATCCTCTATAAAGCAGAGTATTTCTTAGTACTGGCCGTGCTCAATTCAGCCACGAACCCTATCATCTACACCTTGACAAACAAAGAGATGCGGAGGGCTTTCATCAAGATTTTGTGCTGCTGCAAATGTTCCCCAGCAGATTCTGGGACCAAATTCAAACGGCCAATCATTGGGGGGATGGAGTTCAGCCGGAGTAAGTCTGACAACTCCTCACACCCACAGAAGGAGGACGGTGACCATCCTGAAACCATCATGTCTTCGGGCAATGTTACCTCATCTTCTTAGGAGTAACCATGGGGGTTTATTTCAGAGTCTTCCTCTGAAATCAGGGAGCTGGGACgcctcctgctcacagcagcagcattggGCTGAGTGAGCAAGTAGCATTAGTTCTAATGAGGCAAACGGTGCACTTGCGAGGCTGGAGTTCAAGAAATGGGACAGACTGTTCTGGCATGAAAATCTTTTTCCCTGGAGCATGTTTTGTCTTTGCGCTGAAGCAGCTCAGGATTGTCAGGCGCATTCATATCCTGAAATCTCCTTAGTAACTCTGAAAAGACTGATGCCTTGGTGAAATGATGCCTGGTgtgtgagagaaagagagagggggaggagggaaaggcagaatgaatctgttttttccctgtgagaaGAATGTGaagttttttctcttcacaGCAAACCACTGACACAAAGATCTTTCTGTACTGAATTTAGTGGTGGCTCTGGTATCGTTGGTAAGAATTGTGTTTGTTTAGCACATAACATGGAAAGAGATCACACAAATGTAACTTAGACCACATACAACCATAATTGGCATAATTTTGCAGAGCTTTTAGTTAAGTCATAAGGTTTTATTTGCAGAGTCCAAAGCTCTTGGGGTTTTACTTAGCAAGATCATAGCTGTGAATTTTTTGCTGTCAGTCTGTATTACATTTGAAGACCAAGAGCTAGATTCTGCAGTTACTTTCGCCTGTACAATTCGATTGGCTGCGTCAGATTTAATGAAGTAGCTCAGAACGGCATTTGGCCCCATATTTTGACTGCTTTTTTATTCTATAGCATTAAATAAACTGCATTATCATGCAAAATGCAAGGGAAAACTAAACATTTCTCTTCAAGATGACTTGAAAGTGTACAAAATAGTAAAACATACTATTGACAACAGTGGGATTTTTGCCTAGGTGAGAAGAGTTAAAAACTGAAGGGGTATTTCAGTGTCAGGTTCACAGTCTTTACAAAAGTAAGGATCAGCTGGAAAATCAGAAAAGAGGACGTTGggtttcagaaaaaataagaagaaagtTGAAGTGAAATGACTATAGATAAATGCACTTCCATAACAAAATGCAATACATTTTGGCACATTTTATTAATGTTTATAATTTCAGCAAAGATGTCTGTATTTTATCATGGAAGATGTACCTGTTGTTAAATTGAATGTATTTGTTTTACAGCATCATTTTTACTTCTCTATTTTTCTAACCTGTGCTAATGGGGTTGAATGTGTACAATGTAAATAAGATACAGAAGTTTTCATGTGCCTAGAGTATTACTATAACAAATGTGGTATATCTGGGATAGCTGAGAGCAATTGACTTATCTACAGTCATCAGCAACTCCTAGGACTGgtattttgtaaagaaaatgtattGCCTTTGTAGTAAAATTTCCAGTGCAATTaaactgttgggttttttttctggtttaaaaaatagtatttaaaatgtttctgacTTTTATTGTTCAATTTGCACATAGCTTTATTGACTTCTAAACAttaataaactgatttttttaatgcttctctTATCAGATTACTAGCAGTTTTGTACTATTGTGGTGGTTTCATGCCAGGTGTGGTTTCCACAGAAGTCAGTGAAAGAATTCCTTGATTTTAGTACATGCTGGGATTAAGTCCATTCTGTGGGGACATAATGTGTCATGTCACGGGATCATGTAAAATACAAAACGAATTTTGAACTATAACTTTCTTGTCAGCATGTGCTGTATGGCTGAAATGCCACTGGAAGAATCTCCACAATAGCAATCCTCCTCCGACAGCCCGTGAAGtacaaacagaaggaaaaccagaTGGCTGCCAGTTTTACCATGACTGCCTAGAGCAGAAAAGTGAAGTAATTCACTTGTATCACCAATATAATTCGTAAGTTCAATTCTTAGCTTATTGCAAACGTCAAGGAAGTTTATGAAACACAGAGTGATGGCCTCAACTGCGCGAGTGCTGGAGCTCCATTGGGTCTGCCAGCGAAGGCTGTGGCGGTGTCGTTGGACGGATACTGCATTACTTCTTCCAAAGGCTTGacttccatttcctttctcGTGGCTGTTCCCTCTCAGAATTACTTTTAAGTTCCATGGAGCTCATACAGGATGCAGTTGGAGAGTGAAGATAAACCTCACCTTCTCATGCTGTATGTCATCGCTGTGCAGGGTTTACTGTGGGAAATGAGAGCCTACTCACCGAGGAAGGTGCTGGGTCATAACCTCACTTCCTGAAGGAAATTCCAAAAATGCCCTGAAGACAAAAGAGTGGAAACAGGCTGGAATTTCTCTCCATCTGTCTGCCTGTATGGAAGGAATGATTTCATGTGTGCTCACTTCCTAGCCTTTTAATTACTGacctgagcagtgctggaaaaagcGTCAAATCTGTATTTGTGCACAAGATAAAGTGTCTCTGGGCTCAGGCCTTCATTTGGACAGGGATGGTTTACCCTGGCTGCTGACAGTCATGAGGGAAAGCACTGCTTTGTCCCAGGGATAAAGTCACTTCTGTGCAGAGTACCAAAAACGTATAAACCATGGAAGTCCAAGTTAGACCCTTGTGCTACCAGTGAGTAAATAAAGGCAATGTACGGGGATGAGGCAATGCACAGGCACATCTGAATTTTTAGGGGTGTTTTTATCCAAGGGACGGGGGCCTTCTGCTCCTGAAGCCTTTCATGCATTAAGATTGTTTGTCCCACACATCTGAGATCCTGTGACAAGGGCTGAGCTGTGTCATCACAGCCTGGTGTCACTGACCCCTTGTGACTACCACCCCGTTTCTGTACTGGGAGCTGACAGCCCACAGGTGAGtcacttcccttccctttgctgGGATTTCGGTATCCCTTGCTTATCTCATCTAAGCACTGTGGGCCTTTGTGGAAAATGACAGTTTCCCCTATGGAGGTGACCGTGTGATGGGAGTCCAGTTCTGGGGGGGGAACTCAAAGCCCTACGTAATTCATGCAATAAAAGATGTGCACAGCCCAGAGTGTGGCACTGGGCCATGGGAAGCATTTCCTTCACTCCTGGTCATGGTGACTGAAATCTGCTTCCTCCACAGACACTCCACATGCAAGTAGGCAAGATTCGGACAACAATAACTGTAAGAAAATGATAACATTAATAACAGTAAGGGTCCctactgtgaaaaaaatgaaaagaccATTTTGTCCTGCTCCTGGGTGGgaaccctgcagctcctcagccatGGCCATGCATTCCCATACACCAGCAGGTGAGGCCAGAGGTACTGTGCAGTTTTGAGGCTGCAGTGTAGAAAGCACCCTTCTGAGCCCTGGCCTGCCTTCTGTGCGTGGAAAGGGCATGCAGCTTTGTCCTGGTGATGGCCATGTGACTAACAGGCAGAGAAAATGAACTGAGAACTGAAAAGGTGCATTATACCGAATGTCTACGTGAAATAGAATAGCCTGAATTATTCAGAGCAACCTGGTCCTTtgatgtttattcttttttctagCTGTTCTTCCAGTGCAAGAAATAGAACAGGGATAGAAAATTATCATAAAATCTGTCTGTTACTTCCCTGGCAACTCCCTGCCCAGGTATTCCTGTGTGAGAGCCAGGTATAGCAGGGCACTTATTGAGcaagagaggagctgcagctggaatgcCCCATGGACCACTCAGCAAGAACTAACCCTGGGCTTGCTGTACACCACAGGCTGTCAGGACTAAAAGTAGGGAACAGAAAGG encodes:
- the S1PR1 gene encoding sphingosine 1-phosphate receptor 1, encoding MNSGTSAPQKVTSNPTNTDVNYVIKEHYNYTGKLNESVDTGIKVTSVVFIIICCFIILENIFVLLTIWKTKKFHRPMYYFIGNLALSDLLAGVAYTANLLLSGHKTYSLTPNQWFVREGTMFVALSASVFSLLAIAIERYITMLKMKLHNGSNSFRSFLLISACWVISAILGGLPIMGWNCKNLLSNCSTVLPLYHKHYILFCTTVFTGLLLSIVVLYCRIYSMVRTRSRRLTFRKNITKATRSSEKSLALLKTVIIVLSVFIACWAPLFILLLLDVGCKVKACPILYKAEYFLVLAVLNSATNPIIYTLTNKEMRRAFIKILCCCKCSPADSGTKFKRPIIGGMEFSRSKSDNSSHPQKEDGDHPETIMSSGNVTSSS